A part of Solea solea chromosome 8, fSolSol10.1, whole genome shotgun sequence genomic DNA contains:
- the LOC131464260 gene encoding E3 ubiquitin-protein ligase rnf152 encodes MNPYGDTDQDSHPRNDDDDAASLPCSDLGLDNDTHSPSFSSSPCPPVILTGHTSSPSTPHLAPTTTLTSSQVSVIIPSPELQQSPLPPQFLEDTCPDLECSICFSEFNNVFRCPKMLHCKHTFCLECLARINVKSAEPSNILCPLCRGLTPLPTLGLPRLPTDSDVLSYLPAAMQRVYSIRFLRKKGKLEVKRSSGSHQQWGQMTQRSANPSLNVGLPSPPVEGHSGAGGLGGALFRLTGQPVCRAFLLTSVVMMMLLLTGIVIFLLTYKNENDPQ; translated from the exons ATGAATCCTTATGGAGACACAGACCAGGACTCTCATCCACgcaacgatgatgatgatgctgcttcGCTTCCCTGTTCAGACCTCGGCCTTGACAATGATACCCATTCTCCATCCTTCTCCAGTTCACCGTGTCCTCCAGTAATTCTGACAGGTCATACCTCCTCTCCTTCAACCCCTCACCTTGCTCCCACCACCACACTGACTTCCTCCCAGGTCTCTGTCATCATTCCGTCACCAGAACTCCAACAATCTCCCCTCCCACCTCAGTTCTTGGAGGACACCTGTCCAGACCTGGAGTGCTCCATCTGCTTTAGTGAATTCAATAATGTCTTCCGCTGTCCCAAGATGCTTCACTGCAAGCACACATTTTGTCTGGAGTGCCTGGCACGCATCAACGTCAAGTCGGCCGAGCCCAGCAACATCCTGTGCCCACTGTGTCGCGGCCTCACCCCGCTGCCCACCCTGGGTCTGCCCAGGCTACCCACAGACTCCGATGTCCTGTCATACCTGCCGGCCGCCATGCAGAGGGTCTACAGCATCCGCTTCCTCCGCAAAAAAGGGAAGCTGGAAGTCAAAAG GTCATCTGGAAGTCACCAGCAGTGGGGTCAGATGACGCAGAGGTCTGCAAACCCTTCTCTGAATGTTGGGCTTCCCAGCCCACCTGTCGAGGGCCACAGTGGGGCAGGTGGCCTGGGGGGTGCTCTCTTTAGACTGACAGGCCAACCGGTGTGCCGAGCCTTCCTCCTGACATCcgtggtgatgatgatgctgctccTGACTGGCATCGTCATCTTTCTGCTCAcctacaaaaatgaaaatgacccACAATAA